The genomic DNA GCAGGATGGAATTGCCGGTCATGACCATGTGGTCCTCGACAATCTTACGCTGTTGGGCGATGGACTGCCAGGTCAGGTAGAGACTGCCCAACCCCAGCACGATAAGCGCCAGGACCAGGGCGACCAGGGGGCCTTTCTCCCTGCCTTCCGGATGGACGACCTCCATGGTTCCCCTACTCGCCCCTGACGATCATGTAAATGCCCTTGGGCGACATGTCGTGCGCGCCCGCCAGATCCTTGAAGGAGCTTTCCGGAGTGGCGTCGATGCCCGCGTTCTTGAGCCGGGCCAGGACCTCTTCCAACTCCAGGCCGTAGGTCGTGCACACGGCAGTGACCGTCAACTTGCCGGTGCCCTCGGGGGGCTGGACCGGCATCAGGGCAAAGGGGTCGCCGCCCTGTCTGGCACGGATGATGTCGTAAACGTGCTGCGGACTGACGCCGCGCGACCGGGCGATGTCCTGGACCAGGGTGTTCTCGTCGATGGACGGGTCGAACCCGGCTTCGCGCAGGGCGGAAAGCGCCATATTCACGTCCAGACCGAGAAATCCGCAAAATTTCTTCAGCGGGCTGGTCTCGGCGTGGCCGTAGGGAGGATTGCCGTAGACCTCGGTGGCTTCCTCCTTGATCCGTGCGCTGTAGTCGAGCAGTGTGCTCATGGGCGGCAGATTGATGAGGGTGCCCGCGAAGACCAGGAAGACCAGGATGAAGCTGAAGATCATGGAGGGCGTCATGACCACGAATTCGCGGGCCCGGTTCTTCATGTAATGTGTAATCGGCTTCCAGTTGAGCCAGGTGTGCAGGAGCAGCGCAAGAAGGAAGAGCGTGCCCACGGCGGTGTGGACGTCGCCCCATTGGGTCTTGGTCATGCCCAGCAGATGCCAATCGGCCCAGTACGCCACACGGCCCTCGGGCACGATGTACAGGACCACACTGGTAAGGAGCGTGACAAGAAACGAAAGAAGCGCGGTAAGGGACGTGATTTTCCGGAACATCCAAGGACCTCCTCGAGAAGTGAAGCATTGCCGTGGATCCCCTGCATGCCCGCCATCGCCTGCAGATGATCATTTGCGGGACAGGCGGCCCCACGCCACCTGTCCCGCAATATCCTGTTTTCCGGGTTATCGGAAATATCTGTTCAGTTCAATGACTTAGTACATCCCTCGACCCATGCCGCGTCCGTACATGCCGTGCCCGTACATACCGCGGCCCTGGGCGGGGCCGTCATCGTCGTCGCCCTGCCCGAAACGGGGGCCGGGGCAGGAGCCGAAGGCGGCGATACCGGTGGTCTTGACCAGTTCCTCGGCCATGGACGCACGCAGGTCACGCATCTTGTTGCGCAGGCTGGAGATGTCGGTCACCAATTTGGTGATGGCCTGTTCATCGGCCTTGCCGCCGTTGATCATGGCCTGGAGCACGGACCGCTTGGCCCAGATCTGGGTGCGAACGGTCTCGAACTGTGGTTCGTACTTGTCCACCACGGCCTTGACCTCGGCCTGTTTCTCGGGGGTCAACTGGCTGTACGCGGCACCGGGACCGTAACCGGGGGCGCCGCAAACGCCGTTGGCGCCTCGACCGTAGCCAGGGCCGGCCACGGCGAACGCGGCCATGCTCAGGACGAGAGCGGCCGCCAAAGCGGAAATGGTGATGTTCTTTTTGGACATTGGGTGCCTCCTGGCGGTTATACTTTCATGCAACAGGAAGAAGAGAGTGTGTGATCTTCTTGTCTCTTCAGAAAGCACAGCCCGTGCCAAAATCGCAAGCTGTTTGAATTCATCGCTATTCTAATCGCCGATTCGGATAAATGCACATCTTTTGTGCATTTTACTGCACAGACTCTGCACAAAATCTGTGCAATGTGCAAGAGATTGTCCCTTGACAACGGCCCGACTCGACACAACTTGTTGGCCATCGGCAACCTATATGAAGCGCGGAGGCAAGGTCATGCCCATCTATGAATATATCTGCAAGCAGTGCGGCCACGAATTCGAGGAGCTGGTGTTCAAAGCCGAAGCTCCCGCGCCCTGCCCCCGGTGCGGTTCCGCCGAGACCGAAAAGCTCATGAGCGCCTGCTCCGCCAAAGTGGATGGTGGCGGGCCCAATCTCGAAGCCCTGAAAGAGTACGGCTGCGGCTCCGGCGGCTGAGGCGTCTAGCCCGCGCCCCGGTCGGGGCGCATTCCATCACGCATCATCCGGCCGCGCCAGCGGCCGTTTTTTCGTCCCCCCGACAGTCCGTTCGCGGTCGGTACGCCACGCTCCACGGGGTGGCCCGAAGCGGGATCCCGTGCGCCCCGGCCGTTCCCTTTCAGAACAAGAAGTGATAGGGAAACCGAACCGACCTCCACTTCGAACGAACGAGGAGCCCCATGCCCGACAGACTGCCCTGGCCGGAATATTTCATGCGCATCGCCCATCTGGTGGCCCAGCGCTCCACCTGCACCCGCCGCGCGGTGGGGGCCATCGCCGTGCGCGACAAGCGCATCCTGGCCACCGGCTACAACGGCGTGCCCACCAACATCGCCCACTGCGAGGAGGTCGGCTGCCTGCGCGATCAACTCGGCATTCCCTCGGGCGAACGCCACGAATTGTGCCGGGGCCTGCACGCCGAGCAGAACGTCATCATCCAAGCGGCCACCAACAACCTCGACCTCAAGGGATGCGACATCTACTGCACCACCAAACCCTGCATCCTGTGCACCAAGATGCTCATCAACTGCAGTGTGCAGAACATCTATTACGCCGAAAACTATCCCGACGAGCTTTCCGAGGCCATGCTGCAGGAAGCCGGAGTGAATCATGTCTTCATGGAAGGCGACTTCCGCTAACGAGGCCTTCATGGCCCGGGCCGTGGAGCTGGCCCGGCGCGGCCGCGGAGCCACGGCCCCGAACCCGTGCGTGGGGGCGGTGCTGGTCCGCGACGGCAAGGTGGCGGCCGAGGGTTGGCACACGCAATTCGGCAAACTCCACGCCGAGCGCGAATGCCTGGCCGACGCCCGAAGCAAGGGCGTGGACCCGCGCGGCGCGACCATGTACGTCACCCTGGAGCCGTGCAACCACCACGGCAAGACCCCGCCGTGCACCGACGCCCTCATCGACGCGGGTGTGGCCG from Desulfovibrio sp. Huiquan2017 includes the following:
- a CDS encoding DUF4405 domain-containing protein; translated protein: MFRKITSLTALLSFLVTLLTSVVLYIVPEGRVAYWADWHLLGMTKTQWGDVHTAVGTLFLLALLLHTWLNWKPITHYMKNRAREFVVMTPSMIFSFILVFLVFAGTLINLPPMSTLLDYSARIKEEATEVYGNPPYGHAETSPLKKFCGFLGLDVNMALSALREAGFDPSIDENTLVQDIARSRGVSPQHVYDIIRARQGGDPFALMPVQPPEGTGKLTVTAVCTTYGLELEEVLARLKNAGIDATPESSFKDLAGAHDMSPKGIYMIVRGE
- a CDS encoding dCMP deaminase family protein, translating into MPDRLPWPEYFMRIAHLVAQRSTCTRRAVGAIAVRDKRILATGYNGVPTNIAHCEEVGCLRDQLGIPSGERHELCRGLHAEQNVIIQAATNNLDLKGCDIYCTTKPCILCTKMLINCSVQNIYYAENYPDELSEAMLQEAGVNHVFMEGDFR
- a CDS encoding Spy/CpxP family protein refolding chaperone, yielding MSKKNITISALAAALVLSMAAFAVAGPGYGRGANGVCGAPGYGPGAAYSQLTPEKQAEVKAVVDKYEPQFETVRTQIWAKRSVLQAMINGGKADEQAITKLVTDISSLRNKMRDLRASMAEELVKTTGIAAFGSCPGPRFGQGDDDDGPAQGRGMYGHGMYGRGMGRGMY
- a CDS encoding zinc ribbon domain-containing protein, with product MPIYEYICKQCGHEFEELVFKAEAPAPCPRCGSAETEKLMSACSAKVDGGGPNLEALKEYGCGSGG